Within the Triplophysa dalaica isolate WHDGS20190420 chromosome 2, ASM1584641v1, whole genome shotgun sequence genome, the region AGAATTATTTTATAGACATAAACATTAGCAAGTTGCTAATATTGGCTGGCAAAAGCAATAAATGATTCTTGATTTAATGAAAACCAAATGACGTTATTCTCCAAGACATGACCTCATTTaggtaaataacaaaaaacgGCATTTAATCCAACCAATTTTGACATGCTTTGTGTTAGAAGAGTTGTCTCACTCTAGTCTAAAACATTCgcaaaattaaaattacagaaattagatttatattaaatttgaaaaaggaatttgtttttttctcaatatGACACCCTCATGTATGTCAGCTCTTAATCTCTGAAGTCTTAATTTTCAAACTGTTAATTTTGTTCTCAGTGTTAATAAGCAAGGGATAATTTAAAAGGTTAAGTGAGTGTAAACTTAGTCAAAATATACATCTAAAAGTCTGGTAGACCCTTAAAACAATCAAGTTTTTTTAAGGAGATATTGTAAATACTACAATGGGTTCACATTAAAATGGTTAAAAGTGACTAAGTTATAATGCATGTGAAATATGGCAGTGTATAGCGTAATACCTTTGGTTTCCAGATTTTAGACTTTTTTCGAAGCAACTTGAGGGCACTTGTGTATTCTGCTTGAATTCTCCGTGCTGGAACAATCAAATCGCCATCTGATTTTGTAACTACCACAAAGTCAGCCATCTCAATGATTCCTCTTTTGATTCCCTGTTTGAAAATACAATTCAAGCAATTCAGAGTAAGATTGTGTACAAAGTACAAATGTTTATGATACAGGGTAATCCAAgggttttcattttcatgttgtgttaaatgataaatgtttcaatatacaatattgtttcaaaatattCAGCTTTTATACAAAAgatgaataacaaaaaaatataaaaataaaagttattttttcttattaataTTTGCGAAGCAATTTTTACAATGAATATTGTTCCATAGTCCTTTTAAAATACACCACATAACAAAATCAGAATACTAGTAACACTTAAAAAGAACCTCTAAAATCTTATGTCGACCCTTTAAAACCTTCGTGCTGACTCCCGGAAGCCCTCATAACCCAGTCTAAAAGCCCCTTGAGTATCCTTATCATAAATCCTTCTTTCCCAAAACAAGATGTCAAAAGAACTGGCTGTTTACCTGTAGTTCATCGCCCCCTGCTGGTGGGATCAGCAGCACAAACATATCCACCATATCAGCCACAGCAAACTCAGACTGCCCAACACCTTGTGCAGAGATTTTACTTTAGTGCTTTGcttatgaataaattaaaaacttaAACTTAAAAGTCTGatgtaaattcattttcaaagaaTATCAACCCACTGACTACTCAATAACACTTACCTACGGTTTCAACTAACACAATGTCATAGCCTGCACCCTCACAGAGGACAATAGCTTCATTGGTGGTCCTTGTCACTCCACCGAGAGTTCCTGAGGTGGGAGATGGTCGGATGTAAGCGTTCATGTCCCTGGACAGCTCAGTCATTCGGGTTTTGTCTCCCATCAGTGATCCTGCATacaaagttattttgttttgttttgtacaaaaTTATTAGGAGATATTAAGTTTCATACCTGCAAACTCGGAAAATGTGAATAACGTGGCGTCGGTTGGGGGGGCTGTTTGGAGGGGTATAAGGGGgttgtattttaattttcttcagACTTTTGGCCAGCTCAAGTTATTCAAGGGGCAAAACTTGACAACAATGGAGCAGCAGCTAATCATATGACAACAATTTTTTGAGCTAAAGGAAAAATATGGATTTTGTTAGAATTTGagattttcatgaaatataaatatgttgccCTCGTCTTACAATCCCAATGCTCAAAGTCATGATTAACCATCTAAAAtaatcttcatttgtttaaattttctGAGAGGTGCACCTTCCTAATACAAACCTGCTGGTGTCCATCAGAAACCAAAGCCTATGCGACTCTGGGGTTTTGGTTTTAAACATTCAGGATTGAGAAATTAAAGTGCGGGACTGATGAAGAGAGTTATTAACAGATATAAAGTGCAGGACCTGATTAATTAATAGAGTTATAAGAGCTTTGATAAAAAAGAAAGGTCAAAAAGCAGATACAACCAATCCAAAAAAAGAAATCCCAGCGGCCCTGCAAACATGTCGTTAAGAACGCGATTCTGGTTGGCCAGAGGACCAAAAAAGACGATGCGGTTAACTGTTATCTTGATTCTGGGTGGCCAAATGATTCCAGGTGCTGGACCAAAGACATTTCAGACACTCGAGAGTAAGTGCCTTAAGTCTTTTTGGAATACAAAAAATACGAAATCCTGCGTACTATCAGGTATCAGTGAATAAAGGTTGTTCTTGACATATTTGCTAGTATTCATAGTGTGAGGGATTTCTTTCATATTTTCGATTTTATGTTTGGTCTTTTATTCTGTGTCCACTTACCTCCAGTCGTACAGGAGGAAGGATCCACAGCTAATACCGACACCTTATGCCCTCTTCCTGTCAACATCTTCCCAATAACCTCAATGAAAGTAGACTTCCCGGCACCAGGCGGACCAGACAATCCTGAAGtcaaaatgtaaacagagagggATTTCAGATGTCAGACACAGCATGATATAAATTATATGAGGCTCTTTAATTTCCACCTCTAAAGGTATTTTCAGAGCAACCAGTATATTTATACTCTGAAGGTTGAGGGCATGCAAACATCTAGGGTTCACCTTCACTCTTTTTGGTCACGTCACCTTACTGACCCACTCTGAAGGCCACTGGTTTCCCTTCATTAAGTCTCTCCTGCTCCTGACGGTATGCAAGCACTCTCTGAAGAAGAACTTGGGCTAACTCCTTCTTCCTTGGATGCTGGGTCTCCACTAGCGTTATAGACTCAGCGAGAGCTGCCCTTTGGCCCCCAATAAGTCCATGGTAGAGTCTGGTCAGTAGTCTGTTTTCCTTGTCAGTCAGGTCTGCAATATGCGGACTTACGGTGGTCTCCAAagaaacacatctcttctgttggAGGATGAAAGCTGAAGTATAGCACAGTTTACCGGTTGCATGTTTACAAAGACAGTCTCTTAATGTTGTTCTAGTGTGCACTTGAAAGGGACCAGCAGCACGAAGAAAATGTGGAAGAACCCGAGTCACTGCCATTTTGCTTGTTCAGTTCTGCAAATATGGCGAAGAGTATTTATTTGACAAGACATCACATAACAAGTTTAATTGATAAATACGACATTTATTTGGTTTATTGACTTACTTAAATACCCACTTAATTTCAACTTCAAACAAAGAAAGGAAACCAGTCAGCATAACGTTACATGTCACTGAATCAGACAAGTCAACTTACTCTTGAATATAAGCGgcaaaactcaaaaaataacTGTTACCCGGTCTTGTGACAGCGTCCGTCTATGACTGTAGTTCAGGTTCTCTCTTTATTAAGACAAGAGAGTTTAATGAGACAAATATTAGATCTCACGGGTTCGTAATACTTGCTAAACATCGATACTCTGAGGTCGGAGATTCAGTAGAGGACTCCAgaggtttttaaaataaaagtccgctgttttcaaaatt harbors:
- the mmaa gene encoding methylmalonic aciduria type A protein, mitochondrial isoform X1, with the translated sequence MAVTRVLPHFLRAAGPFQVHTRTTLRDCLCKHATGKLCYTSAFILQQKRCVSLETTVSPHIADLTDKENRLLTRLYHGLIGGQRAALAESITLVETQHPRKKELAQVLLQRVLAYRQEQERLNEGKPVAFRVGLSGPPGAGKSTFIEVIGKMLTGRGHKVSVLAVDPSSCTTGGSLMGDKTRMTELSRDMNAYIRPSPTSGTLGGVTRTTNEAIVLCEGAGYDIVLVETVGVGQSEFAVADMVDMFVLLIPPAGGDELQGIKRGIIEMADFVVVTKSDGDLIVPARRIQAEYTSALKLLRKKSKIWKPKVVSVSSQTGQGVSELWDTVLQFRDAMLSSGELRVRRQTQQKVWLWNLIQENALRHFEQHPAVCAELPELERRVTRGDISPGLAADLLLKAFTSTP
- the mmaa gene encoding methylmalonic aciduria type A protein, mitochondrial isoform X2 gives rise to the protein MLTGRGHKVSVLAVDPSSCTTGGSLMGDKTRMTELSRDMNAYIRPSPTSGTLGGVTRTTNEAIVLCEGAGYDIVLVETVGVGQSEFAVADMVDMFVLLIPPAGGDELQGIKRGIIEMADFVVVTKSDGDLIVPARRIQAEYTSALKLLRKKSKIWKPKVVSVSSQTGQGVSELWDTVLQFRDAMLSSGELRVRRQTQQKVWLWNLIQENALRHFEQHPAVCAELPELERRVTRGDISPGLAADLLLKAFTSTP